DNA from Branchiostoma floridae strain S238N-H82 chromosome 15, Bfl_VNyyK, whole genome shotgun sequence:
ATTTACATTTTTatctatacagtagaagccgcttaattgcacggcctatttgccagtgaatttggtgcaattatccggatggtgcaataatgcgaagttatctagctggaccgcaccggtttgggattctggGATTCCGTGTAGTTAATAGAAGTGTGCCTTAATctgatgtgcaattaactggcttccactgtatttacTATAATTGTCTCGTTACAGAAACATCAGCCTACAAACTTTAATGggaaaaacgacaaaaaaaacgTACCAAGTTTCACCATGATTTCTCCGAAGTTGTCGGAATACTTGCTAAGCTTCCAGGTGCCAGTCCCTCTCTCCAAGTCAAACGGCATCTTAAGGCTAGTTGGTTTACCTCTAAGATCTAGATTTAAGAAAGACAGGAATCTCGACAACCTGTAGGTTTGCGTGCGTGAGCTTAAGTAGGAGGTGGCCAGGATGCCCTACAGGTTGTATGATGGGTTGGCGCGTGGTTAAACAAAGACTATCCCCCAAATATTTACACGTGACCACACAGAAACATTGCCATATATGGTAACGCTGTTCGACCTACTGGTTGCCTCTACCTGTCACTTACTGTGTCCTAAGAAAATTCACCATAACGCCACAGGTAACGCGCAAGGAAAGGGTTCCATACGCCCCTATCCTCACACAACAAAAGCACACTCCAGACTTTAGTTAggttaatctccaggcagagtCCCGggggcataagatagtatcaaagctagccaAGGAGAGAAGCCGGCCAGAGAGGCTGACctcctttggccagctgtactccttggccagctttgatactaccttaCACCACCGgaaatctacttggagattatagtTAGGTTTCCTGTAGTCTGCCGCCATCCATGTGATGATGTGTTTGCTAGACCACCATTGTGTCCCCAGCATACTAGGCAGGCTTTCATGTTTGTGTGTCCCAGTGCCCCTACGGCCTGACACCCCGATCCACCGTAGTTACTTTTTATAAAGGTGATTAGCTACCTAAGAGTCCAGCTTATTACTAATCACGGAGACCACTGTCCCCCACAACATGGAAGCTGTGATCATGATCATATCATGAAGATAATATATCGTACTTTTCATACCCTGGTGTGCTCAATCTAGTTTTGAAAGATCTGTTGAAATCTTATGATCCTAGCGTTTTCTAAACCACACAAATCTCATCATACACCCACACCATTCTCATCATCAACCTTCGGTACCTGTCAAGTGTCGGACCACAAAGGACAGGAAACTCTTAATAAGTGCaagtttttattttacacaTGACGTTCCTCTGGTACGTATGGTGTCATTTTAAATGCAGTAAACCGTAAAAGGtgatattttattttacacatgACGTTCCTCTGGTACGTATGGTGTCATTTTAAATGCAGTAAACCGTAAAAGGTGATATAGATGTGCGATGTCCAGCTTTGTACATTCCCCACCAATGGTACAGCAGCGTTCAGCGGACCAAAGCTCAACAACACCGGTATTGTATTGGGCTAGGTATTACATCTTAGGTGTGTTAAATATGAGAAGCACAGAAAAAGTGTGAAGTTGTCTTCCATCAAGTCTGGCGGAATAAGTGCGGCATGTTCACGGCCTGTATCAGATCACTGTGCTGGATCGCTCGCGTCTACGATCAAGGACGTCAGATCTAGATCTTCTTGGCCTCGTACCACCCCTCCAGATCGCCCACCTTGTAATCCTAGAGCACAAACAACAGCCAACCCTTTAATCAAATGGTTCGTACATAGACCAGTCAATAGTTAAATACTAGACACCTCACTTACAAGCTACATTTATCATCAGGAGCGAGTGATTATAATCGATGTCTAAAACGTTTCGTAAGGTTCATGTGAATCAGTTTTACGAGAAATAATTTAGAAGTTGTTCCCTCATGGCACAAAACACAAGCCAAATCAGGTACAGTGGAATCCTTTTAACTGCACAGCCTACTTGTccgcgtatttcgtgcaattatcctgCTGATacaacaatgcgaagttatccagcttgaccacaccagtttgggattaggggattccgtgcagttaacagaagtgtgctttaatccgttgtgcaactGGCCTCTACTCTATTACAATGAGCAAGACTTGGGTTCCACCAAACTCTTGACAAAACCTGAGCTGTCTCACCGTGCGGAGGGCCTTGTCGCTGACGAATCGGTGGGTTTTGCGGACCACCAGCCCCTTCCCGTCATGGTTGGGATAGTTGACCACCAGGGCGTCCCCTTCAATGGTGTAGGTCACCTGGagggtaaaaaaaataagattagTATAGTTCTATACACTTATTTTTCACAAGAAAACAATCTAGAGTAAAACTGCCCTTTAGTATTTTAAACCAGAAGGTAGATGATACTATTGAAATTACTCCTAGTCTTCGGCTTTTCTTTTTGGGGAAAACGCAAAAAACAGTCAAGTTTTATCCATCGaaatctctctctgtctctctctctctccttctgtcCGTCCTCACCTTCCTGTTGGGGGTGCCCGGTTCCTCGCACTCTATCCCCAGTGTGTAAGTGCTCTCAATTGTGCTCCCATTCACAATGATCTTCCGGGTAACGATGTTATCGGACTTCTTGTATTCTACCTGAACCTCAACCGTTTCCATCTCAGACTCCGAGAGCTGCGGTTGGTCTCCTGAAACATTAAACACAAAATAACCTTtcaataaaacattttcatccAGATACATCGTGAATGTAGTGTACTAGTAGGGTTTTTGCTTGTGTCGGCCACGCACGTCGCCAATAAATAAGACCAGCTTTTGAATCCTGCTTTTTATCACAGGCTTCCAGTGTTCTTCATAAGACATAAATGCATGTTTTTAGATCTccacagatttctttgttgggTAAGGTACGCGCGGCTCGGATACGATTATTAATCATAATTCTGCGTCTtgaacagaaaaacacaaatgaaatgaattgtGGCGCCGTGTGTGGAGTAACTGGGAGGGTGttgggctcggaacctagaggtcccgagttcaatactagccgtgcccccgacgttgtctTGTCTGTCCGAAACGTTAGACCAAAAGTATTAACTTACCAAGTTTCTGCAGAACCTCGACGAGGTTGCCAGACTTGTTGGCGAGTTTCCAGGTCCCGGTCAGCTTTACCAAATCAATCGGCATTGTGGATAGGAGGGTTTGGTTCGCTTTCCGTTGATGAAGGAAGAAAGGCCAGGATCTTTGCGAGTCGTGCGTTGAACTAAGAAATATTTAGGTGTGACGAGCCTTAAGTAATAACCTCTGGGGGATTGAAATTATAATTTGCATATAGTATCCTTTGTCTTTAAGCTAATCAGTCGCCAGATGCAGCACAAAAGCACACTATGACTGCCTCCACCTGTATTGAGACCAGATATTGACTTACTTAAAGGTTCTTTGAAAGTATCTAGTCCGCCTACGATCCGGGTTAATCCTACGTTTTGTCGTGTTTCCAAGGCCCAATAAATGAATTCCCAATGGTGAGTTagcaaaatagataaataaaagagCATCATTCTACTTATCTAATCCACCTTCCACCCGGGTTAATCCAACGTTTTGTTGCGTTTCCAGGGCAGCAAAATGAATTCCCAAAGGATGGTTAGCATAGATGAATAAGATTATCCACTTATCCAATCTCGAACACTTCCATGCAACCAAACGCCTCTCTGATCCTCTTGGATAAAGTTCTCAGTATTCAATAATCCCTACCCTATATCTAGCTATCCAATGAAGCAACTCGGTAGGTCTGAATATtactgttttacttttagttttgCCATTGTGAGAGGCTTCGTCTCTTGATGGATCTACATTGCATTTCATTCACTCACAAATTACAATAACACTCACATTTTGTTACACAACTTTTATTCGCTCACAAAGACAACGGGCAGTAAGCACAGTCTCGTTGTTCACTCTGAACAGCGTTTTCTTTGGCACAAACGTTGTGGAGCATTTTGGCTGTGTACACTGCACTGCTATTCCATGATGAAGTTGCAGAGAGTCGACTAAACCACTCGCTTTGCCTCCGACCAGCCTACAAGATCACCAACCTTCAGCTCCTGTGGAGGGAAATAAATGCGTTTTTGGCACTTCTTTGTATGTATTctgtctttttctctctctctttagctttacatatatgtattatatgtatatacgtTCTCACAATATGATAAGTAGAGTCAGTAAAAATTCTGTATCCTCTCTCATCTTtctgtgtgcgtgagtgtgtatgtatatgtttgtgtatgtatatgtttgtgtgtttggtcaagggtgtgtgtgagagagagattagagagagagagctgggggagagagagagagaaagagatctatagtgtgtatgtgtttgtgtaactTTATCTAATAGATATTGTTACTAAAAATCCAGGCATCTCAATACAAGAGGTGCCGCTTTGTTATAAGAATGAAAAGACTTACCGTACGTATGGTGTTGTCGTCCACGAAACGGCGAGCACTGCTGAACTTCAGCCCTTTCCCGTCCACGCTAGGATAGGTGTTCACCAGAGAGTCCCCTTCCATACTGTATGTCACCTGCAGAGGGTTTGCATTTTAAAGAAGCACACTAATATTATTGGTATTAGTAATCCATAAGTTAGAAGCGACATAATAATGTGGTAGATGAAATGTTGTGTGCTTCTTGTCGTAATTCGGACCAGGTCTTTTATCTATAACAATTACGCTGTATCGAACTCTTGAAATAGCAATGACTATGTACATCTAATACACATATACCCGATAGCTTAAGCTGTATCTATATAAGAAGGTCCATATTGGTTTGATACCATTCCGTGACCTTTGTGTATTCTGAATTGTACATTTTGGCTTTTCCTTATGTCTTATCAAAAAGGTCACTGGCACTGCATTGGCATGATGCTGATTGCCCCTAGCTACCCATGGT
Protein-coding regions in this window:
- the LOC118432510 gene encoding uncharacterized protein LOC118432510 — translated: MPIDLVKLTGTWKLANKSGNLVEVLQKLGDQPQLSESEMETVEVQVEYKKSDNIVTRKIIVNGSTIESTYTLGIECEEPGTPNRKVTYTIEGDALVVNYPNHDGKGLVVRKTHRFVSDKALRTDYKVGDLEGWYEAKKI